Proteins co-encoded in one Streptococcus parauberis NCFD 2020 genomic window:
- a CDS encoding Dps family protein produces the protein MAKNEIKKLQESIEKSVAKSDKSKYKKTKAVLNQAVADLSKAASIIHQTHWYMRGPGFFNLHPKMDELMDSLNADLDVMSERLITIGGSPYSTLKEFDQASNLEETRGAFDLKMKDHLKRLTEVYSYLDQLYQVGLDITSEEGDDPTNDIFTSAKAETEKMIWMLNAELGTKPEVE, from the coding sequence ATGGCAAAAAACGAAATAAAAAAATTACAAGAATCCATCGAAAAATCAGTAGCTAAATCTGATAAATCTAAATACAAAAAGACAAAAGCAGTATTAAATCAAGCAGTAGCAGATTTATCAAAGGCGGCCTCAATTATTCACCAAACTCATTGGTACATGCGTGGACCTGGTTTCTTCAATTTACATCCTAAAATGGACGAATTGATGGATAGTTTAAATGCCGATTTAGATGTAATGAGTGAGCGATTAATTACAATTGGAGGGTCACCATATTCAACTCTTAAAGAATTTGATCAAGCGTCTAACTTAGAAGAAACGAGAGGGGCTTTTGATCTAAAAATGAAAGATCATTTAAAACGATTAACTGAGGTATATAGCTACTTAGATCAACTTTACCAAGTTGGTTTAGATATCACTTCAGAAGAAGGAGATGATCCAACAAACGATATCTTTACTTCTGCAAAAGCGGAAACGGAAAAAATGATATGGATGCTAAATGCAGAATTAGGTACAAAACCAGAAGTAGAATAA
- a CDS encoding ABC transporter ATP-binding protein produces the protein MYKSNQWQIFKRLLSYLKPYKLLTALALGLLLLTTVIKSLIPLVASYFIDHFLIHINDKAFFILIGYYALYVLQSLIQYFGNLYFAKVSYSIVRDIRHDAFANMEKLGMSYFDKTPSGSIVSRITNDTEAISDMFSGILSSFISAIFIFTVTLYTMLMLDAKLTGIVLIFLPFIFILVNIYRKKSVQVIAKTRSLLSDINSKLAESIEGIRIIQAFGQEERLKAEFEAINEEHVFYANKSVALDSIFLRPAMSLLKLLAYAVLMAYFGFNGLEGGLTAGLMYAFIQYINRLFDPLIEVTQNFSTLQTSMVSAGRVFKLIDEKGYEPSQEDNGFEVTDGNIEFRNVSFSYDGKNKILDDISFKVNKGETIAFVGSTGSGKSSIINVFMRFYEFQTGQVLLDGKDIRQFSQKSLRQAIGLVLQDPFLYHGTIASNIKMYQDLSDEEVMSAAEFVDADQFIQKLPDGYDAKVTERGSSFSTGQRQLLAFARTVASQPKILILDEATANIDSATEQIVQHSLEKMRKGRTTIAIAHRLSTIQDANCIYVLEKGKIIESGSHEDLLAKKGSYHKMYQLQAGMMETSPVF, from the coding sequence ATGTACAAGAGTAATCAATGGCAAATTTTCAAACGCCTCTTAAGCTATTTGAAACCATACAAATTACTAACAGCCTTAGCTTTGGGCTTACTTTTACTAACAACAGTCATTAAGAGTTTAATCCCCTTAGTTGCTTCATACTTCATTGACCATTTTTTAATACATATCAATGATAAAGCCTTTTTCATCCTAATTGGATACTATGCCCTATATGTATTACAAAGTTTGATTCAGTATTTCGGTAATTTATACTTTGCTAAAGTATCCTATTCAATAGTCAGAGATATTCGTCACGATGCCTTTGCCAATATGGAAAAACTAGGAATGTCTTATTTTGATAAAACTCCCTCAGGCTCAATCGTCTCTCGTATCACAAATGATACAGAAGCTATCAGTGACATGTTTTCGGGAATTCTTTCAAGTTTCATTTCCGCAATTTTCATTTTTACAGTAACCCTCTACACGATGCTAATGTTGGATGCTAAGTTAACTGGAATTGTCTTAATATTCCTCCCTTTCATTTTCATCCTTGTTAATATCTATCGTAAAAAATCAGTTCAAGTAATTGCTAAAACCAGAAGTTTGCTAAGTGATATCAACTCCAAACTTGCTGAAAGTATTGAAGGGATTCGAATCATTCAGGCGTTTGGCCAAGAAGAACGTCTTAAAGCTGAATTTGAAGCAATCAATGAAGAACATGTATTTTATGCTAATAAATCAGTTGCCTTAGATAGTATCTTTTTAAGACCAGCTATGTCCCTGCTCAAGTTGCTTGCTTATGCAGTCTTAATGGCCTACTTTGGTTTCAATGGCTTAGAAGGTGGCTTAACAGCAGGTTTAATGTATGCCTTTATTCAATATATTAATCGCCTCTTTGATCCACTGATTGAAGTAACCCAAAACTTTTCGACCCTGCAGACTTCTATGGTATCGGCAGGCCGTGTATTCAAGTTAATTGATGAAAAAGGTTATGAACCAAGTCAAGAAGATAATGGCTTTGAAGTCACCGACGGAAATATCGAATTTAGAAATGTCTCCTTTTCATACGATGGCAAAAATAAGATTCTCGATGACATCTCTTTCAAAGTTAACAAAGGTGAAACAATTGCTTTTGTTGGATCAACTGGGTCTGGTAAATCATCAATTATCAATGTCTTTATGCGCTTTTATGAGTTCCAAACGGGACAGGTATTGTTAGATGGCAAAGATATTCGTCAATTCAGTCAAAAATCATTGCGTCAAGCAATTGGACTAGTCTTACAAGATCCATTTTTATATCATGGAACAATTGCTTCCAATATTAAAATGTATCAAGATTTAAGTGATGAAGAAGTTATGTCTGCAGCAGAGTTTGTTGATGCAGATCAGTTCATTCAAAAATTACCTGATGGATATGATGCTAAGGTTACCGAACGTGGATCTAGTTTCTCAACTGGTCAACGTCAACTGTTAGCATTTGCTAGAACGGTTGCAAGTCAACCTAAAATTTTGATATTAGATGAAGCTACAGCAAATATTGATTCTGCGACAGAACAAATTGTCCAACACTCATTAGAAAAAATGCGTAAAGGTAGAACAACGATTGCAATTGCCCATCGCTTATCAACAATTCAAGATGCTAATTGTATCTATGTTCTAGAAAAAGGCAAAATAATTGAAAGCGGAAGCCATGAAGACTTACTAGCTAAAAAAGGGTCTTACCACAAGATGTATCAATTACAAGCTGGCATGATGGAAACAAGTCCAGTTTTTTAA
- a CDS encoding ABC transporter ATP-binding protein, with protein MSIIKNLWWFFKQEKKPYLIGILTLSLVALLNLIPPKIMGHVIDGITSGNLSKNQLLWQILWLVLAAVAMYILRYIWRICIFGTSYRLGRIMRFRLFDHFTQMSPSFYQHYRTGDLMAHATNDINSLTRLAGGGVMSAVDASITAIVTLVTMFFSISWQMTLIAVLPLPLMAYATSRLGRKTHKAFGESQAAFSDLNNKVQESVSGIKVTKSFGYQTEELHSFQEINQATFRKNIKTMTYDVMFDPLVLLFIGGSYVLTLLVGAYMIKAGQVTIGSLVTFISYLDMLVWPLMAVGFLFNMIQRGSVSYDRIDKLLAEESDVQESTNPIESISNGSLVYDINDFQYEDEPTLDDIHFTLEKGQTLGLVGQTGSGKTSLIKLLLREYDVTNGSISLNGHNIKDYRLKDLRGLIGYVPQDQFLFATSILENVSFGDPSIPRDEIEEATRLSQVYDDITDMPNGFDTLIGEKGVSLSGGQKQRIAMSRAMVLNPPILILDDSLSAVDAKTEHAIIENLKETRQDKTTIITAHRLSAVVHADIILVMKNGHIIERGKHDDLIKADGWYAKTYVSQQMEMEAEENVQE; from the coding sequence ATGTCAATTATAAAAAATTTATGGTGGTTCTTTAAACAAGAGAAGAAACCATACTTGATAGGAATCTTGACCCTGAGCTTAGTTGCTTTACTCAATCTGATTCCACCAAAAATTATGGGCCATGTCATTGACGGCATAACTAGTGGCAATTTATCAAAAAATCAATTATTATGGCAAATACTCTGGCTAGTTTTAGCAGCAGTAGCTATGTATATTTTAAGATATATTTGGCGGATTTGTATCTTCGGAACTTCTTACCGTTTAGGTCGAATCATGCGATTTAGACTATTTGATCACTTCACACAGATGTCGCCATCTTTCTACCAACATTACCGTACAGGTGACCTGATGGCCCATGCAACAAATGACATTAATTCCCTAACCCGTTTAGCAGGTGGAGGTGTTATGTCGGCTGTTGATGCTTCGATTACAGCTATCGTCACCTTAGTTACCATGTTTTTCTCAATTTCATGGCAGATGACCTTGATTGCTGTTCTTCCTTTGCCGTTAATGGCATACGCTACCAGTCGACTTGGTCGGAAGACCCACAAAGCATTTGGTGAATCACAGGCAGCCTTCTCAGATCTTAACAACAAGGTCCAAGAAAGTGTATCAGGCATTAAAGTGACAAAATCATTTGGTTACCAAACTGAAGAATTGCACTCATTCCAAGAGATAAACCAAGCAACCTTCCGCAAAAATATTAAAACAATGACTTATGATGTTATGTTTGACCCATTGGTTTTATTATTCATTGGTGGATCATATGTCTTAACACTCCTAGTTGGTGCATACATGATCAAAGCTGGACAAGTAACCATTGGTAGCCTAGTAACTTTTATTTCTTACCTGGATATGTTAGTCTGGCCTTTAATGGCAGTTGGTTTCTTATTTAATATGATTCAACGTGGTTCAGTTTCCTATGATCGTATTGACAAATTACTTGCAGAAGAATCTGATGTCCAAGAAAGTACAAATCCGATTGAGTCTATCTCAAATGGTTCCTTGGTTTACGATATCAATGATTTCCAATATGAAGACGAACCAACTTTAGATGACATTCACTTCACTTTGGAAAAAGGGCAAACACTAGGATTAGTTGGTCAGACTGGATCTGGTAAAACAAGCTTAATTAAACTCTTGCTCAGAGAATATGATGTCACAAATGGTTCAATTTCACTCAATGGTCATAATATTAAAGACTACCGTTTGAAAGATTTAAGAGGATTAATTGGTTATGTCCCTCAAGACCAGTTTCTCTTTGCAACATCAATTTTAGAAAATGTTAGTTTTGGAGACCCAAGTATTCCAAGAGACGAGATTGAAGAAGCAACTCGTTTATCTCAGGTTTATGATGATATAACAGATATGCCAAATGGCTTTGATACCTTAATTGGTGAAAAAGGTGTGTCACTTTCTGGTGGTCAAAAACAAAGGATTGCAATGAGTCGTGCCATGGTTCTTAATCCTCCAATCCTGATATTAGATGATTCCTTGTCAGCTGTCGATGCTAAGACAGAACATGCTATCATTGAAAACTTAAAAGAAACAAGACAAGATAAAACAACTATTATTACAGCTCACCGCTTAAGTGCAGTTGTTCATGCCGATATCATCTTAGTCATGAAAAATGGTCATATTATTGAACGTGGAAAACATGATGATTTAATCAAAGCAGATGGTTGGTATGCAAAAACATACGTATCACAACAAATGGAAATGGAGGCAGAAGAAAATGTACAAGAGTAA
- a CDS encoding VanZ family protein, with protein sequence MALPKNLKNLLHHRTIIWLALTAYAIAIAVMCFTPQPKLFDSIHTPNIIMWGRLRLLLIPFNTIVSMTKAVSLFELFWFTLQNVMNMLLLFPLVFLLHFLTDKWHGYRKSFVLGLFISLTIEVTQLLLDLAIDANRVFEIDDIWTNALGALIAYFVYRYVKMKFVR encoded by the coding sequence ATGGCTCTACCCAAAAATCTCAAAAATCTGCTTCATCATCGAACGATTATCTGGCTAGCACTGACTGCTTATGCAATTGCAATTGCTGTCATGTGTTTTACACCCCAACCAAAATTATTTGATAGCATTCATACTCCTAATATCATTATGTGGGGGAGATTACGCCTCTTATTGATCCCGTTTAATACAATTGTCAGCATGACCAAAGCTGTGAGTCTCTTTGAATTATTCTGGTTCACTCTTCAAAATGTAATGAATATGCTTTTGCTCTTTCCTTTAGTCTTTTTACTTCATTTCCTGACAGATAAATGGCATGGGTATCGCAAAAGTTTTGTCCTAGGACTATTTATCAGTTTAACTATTGAAGTGACTCAATTACTACTTGATTTAGCCATCGATGCCAATCGGGTTTTTGAAATCGATGACATTTGGACAAATGCATTAGGTGCATTGATTGCCTATTTTGTCTATCGATATGTTAAAATGAAATTTGTTAGATAA
- the rlmN gene encoding 23S rRNA (adenine(2503)-C(2))-methyltransferase RlmN yields the protein MKPSIYSLTRDELIAWAIENGQKKFRATQIWDWLYKKRVDSFEEMTNISKDFIALLNDNFCVNPLKQRIVQESADGTVKYLFELPDGMLIETVLMRQHYGHSVCVTTQVGCNIGCTFCASGLIKKQRDLNSGEITAQIMLVQKYFDERGKDERVSHVVVMGIGEPFDNYTNVMKFLRTINDDNGLAIGARHITVSTSGLAHKIREFANEGVQVNLAVSLHAPNNDLRSQIMRINRSFPLEKLFAAIEYYIETTNRRVTFEYIMLNEVNDGVEQAKELADLTKNIRKLCYVNLIPYNPVSEHDQYSRSPKERVSAFYDVLKKTGVNCVVRQEHGTDIDAACGQLRSNTMKKDRQEAVADAAK from the coding sequence ATGAAACCATCAATTTACAGCTTAACACGTGATGAACTGATTGCTTGGGCAATTGAAAATGGCCAAAAGAAATTTAGAGCAACACAAATTTGGGACTGGCTATATAAAAAACGTGTAGACAGCTTCGAAGAAATGACAAATATTTCAAAGGACTTCATTGCTCTTTTGAATGACAACTTCTGTGTCAATCCTTTGAAACAACGTATTGTTCAAGAATCGGCAGATGGTACTGTCAAATATTTATTTGAGCTGCCAGACGGTATGCTGATTGAAACAGTATTGATGCGTCAGCACTATGGTCATTCGGTTTGTGTGACAACACAAGTTGGCTGTAATATTGGGTGTACATTTTGCGCCAGCGGTTTAATCAAAAAACAACGCGACTTAAATAGTGGAGAAATTACTGCCCAAATTATGTTAGTCCAAAAATACTTTGACGAGCGTGGTAAGGACGAACGTGTTAGTCACGTCGTTGTTATGGGAATTGGTGAACCATTTGATAACTATACAAATGTTATGAAATTCCTTCGTACAATCAATGATGATAATGGTTTAGCTATTGGTGCACGTCATATTACTGTATCAACTTCTGGTTTAGCACATAAAATCAGAGAATTCGCTAATGAAGGTGTTCAAGTTAACTTAGCTGTCTCTTTACATGCACCAAACAATGACCTACGTTCACAAATAATGCGAATCAATCGTTCATTCCCACTTGAAAAGTTATTTGCTGCGATTGAATACTACATTGAAACAACAAATCGACGTGTAACTTTTGAGTACATTATGTTAAATGAAGTTAATGATGGTGTTGAACAAGCAAAAGAGTTAGCTGATTTAACAAAAAATATTCGTAAACTTTGCTATGTGAATCTCATTCCTTACAATCCAGTATCTGAACATGATCAATATAGTAGAAGTCCTAAAGAACGCGTTTCAGCATTTTATGATGTCCTTAAGAAAACTGGGGTTAACTGTGTTGTTCGTCAAGAACATGGTACTGATATTGATGCAGCTTGTGGGCAATTGCGTTCAAATACAATGAAGAAAGACAGACAAGAAGCTGTCGCGGATGCAGCTAAATAA
- a CDS encoding bifunctional metallophosphatase/5'-nucleotidase, whose amino-acid sequence MVEQLRILHLNDLHSHFEAYPKLERFFKSASETSTEVIKLDIGDNIDSSHPLTDATHGKANVLLMNRLGIQYATIGNNEGVGLSKADLNQVYDQAEFTVILNNLQDENGRPDWATPYQIHTTKEGSRIAFLAYTFPYYKTYTPNGWQVHDPIACLKRDLAIEEVASADMRIIISHLGIRLDEKITEECDNVDLIIGAHTHHVFEDGACLNGTYLAAAGKYGQYVGEINLRLDMHRLQEIEIVAHETSHYQSHPEDADFIQELNDQGRAILHHQELMEFEQALTIEQSLELLMDAMLDYAQADICIINSGLMVQPFAQQLTEGSLHSSLPHQMRLAVMEVSQRDLLTICQDIFTQGELLKEQEIRGMGFRGKKFGQIVCSGFTYKSGKIVYNDKVMGKLDKVKLVVVDQYYFAAYFQSIKKQSVQLLFPDLLRQVIANYIKQN is encoded by the coding sequence ATGGTGGAACAGTTAAGAATTTTGCATTTAAACGATTTGCATTCACACTTTGAAGCTTATCCAAAATTGGAAAGGTTTTTTAAGTCTGCTTCCGAAACTTCCACCGAAGTCATTAAATTGGATATTGGGGACAATATTGATTCCAGTCATCCGCTAACTGATGCGACCCATGGTAAGGCAAATGTGCTACTCATGAATCGTTTAGGCATTCAATATGCGACAATTGGAAATAACGAAGGGGTTGGCTTATCAAAAGCTGATTTAAACCAAGTTTATGACCAAGCAGAATTCACAGTTATTCTCAATAATTTACAAGATGAAAATGGGCGACCTGATTGGGCAACACCTTACCAAATCCACACCACTAAGGAAGGCAGCCGCATCGCCTTTTTGGCCTACACTTTCCCTTATTATAAAACCTATACTCCAAACGGCTGGCAAGTTCATGATCCCATAGCTTGTTTGAAACGGGACTTGGCTATTGAAGAAGTTGCTAGCGCAGATATGCGGATAATTATCAGCCATCTTGGCATCCGCCTAGATGAGAAAATCACTGAAGAATGTGATAATGTTGACTTGATTATTGGTGCTCATACCCATCATGTCTTCGAAGACGGCGCCTGTCTAAATGGGACCTACTTAGCTGCCGCTGGCAAATACGGTCAGTATGTTGGTGAGATTAATTTACGTTTGGATATGCACCGTTTGCAAGAGATTGAAATTGTTGCGCATGAGACCAGTCACTATCAAAGTCACCCAGAGGATGCTGACTTCATCCAAGAATTAAATGATCAAGGCAGAGCAATTCTCCATCATCAAGAATTGATGGAGTTTGAACAAGCTCTAACTATAGAGCAATCCTTGGAGCTATTGATGGATGCTATGCTGGACTATGCCCAAGCGGACATTTGTATCATCAATTCAGGATTAATGGTTCAGCCCTTTGCTCAACAGCTAACGGAAGGTAGTTTGCATTCTAGTTTACCTCACCAAATGCGTTTGGCTGTGATGGAGGTTAGTCAAAGGGATTTATTAACTATTTGTCAGGATATTTTTACGCAAGGCGAATTATTAAAAGAACAGGAAATTAGAGGCATGGGCTTCCGTGGGAAGAAATTCGGTCAAATTGTCTGCTCTGGATTTACTTACAAATCTGGAAAAATAGTGTATAATGATAAAGTTATGGGTAAATTGGATAAGGTCAAATTAGTGGTCGTCGATCAATACTATTTTGCAGCTTATTTCCAGTCGATTAAAAAACAGTCGGTTCAATTGTTATTTCCAGATTTATTACGTCAAGTCATAGCTAACTATATAAAACAAAATTAA
- a CDS encoding substrate-binding domain-containing protein gives MKFGKKLGFFALLMSLVLVLGACGKTGLGNSSGSSSKEVTKKAAKDLKLGVSISTTNNPYFVSMKDGLDSYAKDKKVSLKVADAQDDAARQADDIQNFISQNVDAILINPVDSKAVVTSIKAANSANIPVILIDRGSEGGDVLTTVASDNVAAGKMAAEFAVKELGEKAKTFELSGVPGASATVDRGKGFNDIAKTKLDILSSQSANFDRAKALNTAQNMIQGNKDVQVIFAQNDEMALGAAQAAKSAGLKDVMIIGIDGQPDAHDAIKKGDITATIAQQPAKMGEIAIQAAIDHYQDKKVEKSTVSPIYLVKKDNVDKYNW, from the coding sequence ATGAAATTTGGAAAAAAACTTGGTTTCTTTGCTTTATTAATGTCATTAGTATTAGTTTTAGGCGCATGTGGAAAAACAGGCTTAGGTAACTCATCAGGTTCTTCTTCAAAAGAAGTAACTAAAAAAGCTGCCAAAGATCTTAAATTAGGTGTTTCAATTTCAACAACAAACAACCCATATTTTGTATCAATGAAAGATGGTCTTGATTCATATGCAAAAGACAAAAAAGTTAGCTTAAAAGTTGCTGATGCACAAGATGATGCAGCGCGCCAAGCTGACGATATTCAAAACTTTATTAGCCAAAATGTTGATGCTATCTTAATCAACCCAGTTGACTCAAAAGCTGTTGTTACTTCAATCAAAGCAGCTAACTCAGCAAATATTCCAGTAATCTTAATTGACCGTGGTAGTGAAGGTGGCGACGTTTTAACAACTGTTGCTTCTGATAACGTTGCTGCAGGTAAAATGGCTGCTGAATTTGCCGTTAAAGAACTTGGTGAAAAAGCTAAAACTTTTGAATTATCAGGGGTACCTGGAGCTTCTGCAACTGTAGACCGTGGTAAAGGTTTTAATGATATTGCTAAAACAAAACTTGATATTCTTTCAAGCCAATCAGCAAACTTTGACCGTGCTAAAGCGTTAAACACAGCTCAAAATATGATCCAAGGTAACAAAGATGTACAAGTTATCTTTGCTCAAAATGATGAAATGGCACTAGGTGCTGCACAAGCTGCTAAATCTGCTGGACTTAAAGATGTGATGATTATTGGTATTGATGGACAACCAGATGCACACGATGCCATAAAAAAAGGTGATATCACAGCTACAATTGCACAACAACCAGCTAAAATGGGTGAAATTGCAATCCAAGCAGCAATTGACCACTATCAAGATAAAAAAGTTGAAAAATCAACAGTTTCTCCAATTTACTTAGTTAAAAAAGATAACGTTGATAAATACAACTGGTAA
- a CDS encoding ABC transporter permease subunit, producing the protein MKQVMKYMSELTTLVALIGLMIIITLLNPNFLTTNNLMNLLLQVTANGFIAFGMTFVILTGGIDLSVGSILALSSALTAGLIGKGVPVGVAIILALGLGGIFGMLNGLLIAYGKLAPFIVTLATMTIFRGATLVYSNGNPITKGLSDSFFFQFLGQGYLLGVPFPVILMFIIFLILYVLLHKTAFGKSVYALGGNEKAAYISGVKLNKVKIIIYTISGMMAAMSGLIITSRLSSAQPTAGASYEMDAIAAVVLGGTSLSGGKGRILGTLIGALIIGVLNNGLNIIGVSAFWQQVVKGVVILIAVLLDRFKVANNVS; encoded by the coding sequence TTGAAACAAGTCATGAAATATATGTCAGAGTTAACAACTCTGGTTGCTTTAATTGGATTAATGATTATCATTACATTACTTAATCCAAACTTTTTAACTACTAATAACTTAATGAATTTACTTCTGCAAGTTACAGCAAATGGGTTTATTGCTTTTGGGATGACATTTGTTATCTTGACAGGTGGCATTGATTTATCTGTTGGTTCCATTCTTGCCTTATCTAGCGCCTTAACAGCTGGATTAATTGGTAAGGGCGTACCAGTCGGCGTGGCGATTATTTTAGCCTTAGGTTTAGGTGGTATCTTTGGGATGTTAAATGGACTCTTAATTGCTTATGGAAAATTAGCACCATTTATCGTAACTCTTGCTACCATGACTATTTTCCGAGGAGCAACACTTGTTTATTCAAATGGGAACCCAATAACAAAAGGGTTATCAGATAGTTTCTTTTTCCAATTCTTAGGTCAAGGCTATCTCTTAGGTGTACCATTCCCAGTTATCCTCATGTTTATTATTTTTCTTATTTTGTATGTTCTATTACATAAAACTGCTTTTGGGAAATCTGTATATGCGCTAGGAGGTAATGAAAAAGCAGCATATATCTCAGGTGTTAAGTTGAATAAAGTTAAAATCATTATCTATACTATTTCTGGTATGATGGCAGCTATGTCTGGCTTAATTATTACATCACGTTTAAGTTCTGCACAGCCAACTGCTGGAGCTAGCTATGAAATGGATGCTATTGCGGCAGTTGTCCTTGGTGGAACTTCACTTTCAGGAGGTAAAGGTCGCATCCTTGGAACACTGATTGGTGCCTTAATCATCGGCGTTCTAAATAATGGTTTAAATATCATTGGGGTATCAGCTTTCTGGCAACAAGTAGTAAAAGGGGTAGTTATTTTAATTGCAGTTCTCCTTGATCGTTTTAAAGTAGCTAATAATGTCTCATAG
- a CDS encoding sugar ABC transporter ATP-binding protein, translating into MRIEMKDISKTFGANKVLEKIDLVLESGQVHALMGENGAGKSTLMNILTGLFPATTGTILIDDQEMTFSNPQEAEEFGISFIHQEMNTWSEMTVLENLFLGREIKGSFGLLNQKAMKAKALEAFKKLGVSIPLNRPIGELSVGQQQMIEIAKCLLNKLSLLIMDEPTAALTDRETENLFRVINDLKNQGVGIVYISHRMEEIFKITDLVTVMRDGIVVDTTKTAETTSNELVKKMVGRELGDYYPDRQTEIGDVVFEVSNFTGEMFKDVSFSVRKGEILGFSGLMGAGRTEVMRAIFGLDKKVSGTVKVNGQEITISNPAQAIQKGIGFLTENRKDEGLILDFSIKDNMTLPSTKDFSQKGFFDEKTSTIFVQQLIDRLRIKTGQPKTLVGNLSGGNQQKVVLAKWIGIAPKVLILDEPTRGVDVGAKREIYQLMNELTDRGVPIIMVSSDLPEILGVSDRIIVMHEGKITGQLSRAEANQESVMQLATGGQ; encoded by the coding sequence ATGAGAATTGAAATGAAAGACATATCCAAAACATTTGGTGCTAATAAGGTACTTGAAAAAATCGATTTAGTTTTGGAGTCTGGTCAAGTTCATGCCTTGATGGGTGAAAATGGTGCTGGGAAATCAACCTTAATGAATATCTTAACAGGTCTATTTCCGGCTACTACAGGAACAATCCTAATTGATGATCAAGAAATGACCTTTAGCAACCCACAGGAAGCTGAAGAATTTGGGATTTCTTTTATCCATCAAGAGATGAATACTTGGTCAGAAATGACAGTGTTAGAAAATTTATTTTTAGGTCGCGAGATTAAAGGTAGTTTTGGTCTATTGAATCAAAAAGCAATGAAAGCAAAAGCCTTAGAAGCCTTTAAAAAACTTGGTGTTTCGATTCCATTAAATCGACCAATTGGAGAATTATCTGTTGGGCAACAGCAAATGATTGAAATTGCCAAGTGTCTTCTTAATAAATTATCTTTATTGATAATGGACGAGCCGACTGCGGCTTTAACTGACCGTGAAACTGAAAATCTGTTTCGAGTTATTAATGATTTGAAAAACCAAGGTGTGGGAATTGTTTACATCTCACACAGGATGGAAGAAATTTTTAAAATTACAGATTTAGTAACCGTTATGCGTGATGGTATCGTTGTTGATACTACTAAAACTGCTGAAACAACATCTAATGAACTCGTTAAAAAAATGGTAGGTCGCGAATTGGGTGACTATTATCCTGACCGTCAGACAGAGATTGGTGATGTCGTTTTTGAAGTCTCAAACTTCACAGGTGAGATGTTTAAAGATGTCTCATTTAGTGTCAGAAAAGGCGAAATTCTTGGTTTTTCTGGGTTAATGGGTGCAGGTCGGACCGAAGTTATGCGAGCTATTTTTGGACTGGATAAAAAAGTTTCTGGGACAGTTAAAGTAAACGGTCAAGAAATTACCATTTCTAACCCAGCACAAGCCATTCAAAAAGGCATTGGTTTCCTAACTGAAAATCGTAAGGATGAAGGCCTAATCCTTGATTTCTCAATTAAAGATAACATGACACTACCAAGTACCAAAGACTTCAGTCAAAAAGGATTCTTTGATGAAAAGACTAGTACTATTTTTGTTCAGCAACTGATTGATCGCTTACGCATCAAAACAGGTCAGCCAAAGACCCTAGTTGGTAATCTGTCAGGAGGAAATCAGCAAAAAGTTGTACTGGCTAAATGGATTGGAATAGCACCTAAAGTTTTAATCCTTGATGAACCCACTCGTGGTGTCGATGTTGGTGCTAAACGAGAAATTTACCAATTGATGAATGAACTAACCGACAGAGGAGTACCAATTATAATGGTTTCCTCAGACTTACCTGAAATTCTTGGAGTTAGTGACCGCATTATCGTCATGCATGAAGGTAAAATTACAGGACAACTATCACGGGCAGAAGCTAATCAAGAAAGTGTTATGCAACTAGCTACAGGAGGACAATAA